Sequence from the Arthrobacter pigmenti genome:
AAATCCTTCTCGATGCCCTCTTCGAGTTCTCTGGTGTTCCGTTCGACGCTCATGGTTATCAGCGTAGCGACCCGGCCGGTTTAGCGGGGTCCATTGAAACCGTCAGTGGCGGCCACTACGTTTGACCCAACCTCAGGAGGACGCATGGGCGAAGGCCGAACAGAACCACAGCAGGTGCATTGCAGCATCGTTCCACCGTATTTGCTGGCGAGGCTGGCAAGTCTGGAGGATCCCGATCATCAGGCGGCGGCTGCCGCGGCGCGGCGGGCACTGGTACAGCTTGATCCGTTGCGTGCCGCCCGTGCGGCCGCGCCCACTGAGCCTCCGCGCGGAGCGGGCACCGCCGTCGTCCTCGCCCTTCGCCGCACTATTTCCGACGCCGGCGGCACCCAGACGCTGCCGGGCGAGGCTGTGCGGCGGGAGGGGGATCCACCCACCGGCGATGTCGCGGTGGACGAGGCCTACTCTGGCCTGGGCGCCACCTATGACCTGTTCGGCGAGGTGTACGGAAGGTCCTCGATCGACGACGCCGGGCATCCGCTGAACGCCACTGTGCACTATGGCGAAGCGTACGACAACGCGTTCTGGGACGGTTCCCGCATGGTCTTCGGGGACGGCGACGGAGAGGTGTTTGGCCGCTTCACCTCCTCGATCACCGTGATCAGCCACGAACTCACGCACGGGTTCACCCAGTACAC
This genomic interval carries:
- a CDS encoding M4 family metallopeptidase, with amino-acid sequence MGEGRTEPQQVHCSIVPPYLLARLASLEDPDHQAAAAAARRALVQLDPLRAARAAAPTEPPRGAGTAVVLALRRTISDAGGTQTLPGEAVRREGDPPTGDVAVDEAYSGLGATYDLFGEVYGRSSIDDAGHPLNATVHYGEAYDNAFWDGSRMVFGDGDGEVFGRFTSSITVISHELTHGFTQYTSNLRYQGQAGALNESISDVFGVLVEQRELGQSADAASWLVGEGIFTDKVQGRALRSLKAPGTAYDDDVLGKDPQPGTMADYVETTSDNGGVHINSGIPNHAFYIAATRLGGRAWEGVGRVWYDAATGGQVPVDCDFALFAQVTVDAAVQRYGDGSSEAEVVDYAWREVGVL